A window of Gemmatimonadales bacterium genomic DNA:
CCTTGCAGCTCGCTGGCCACCCTGAGGAGAAATACGCCGCGCTGAGCGCCGACCTCGGCGTCAGCGCGAGTATCGTTCACGCCTCGGTCCGGCGGCTTCAGCTGGCCGGCCTGCTGCGCCCCGAGAGCCGATCCGTGAACTGGTTGGCACTGCGGGAGTTCCTCCAGCACGGTCTTCGCTACGCGTTTCCGGCCAGGCCCGGTGCACCGGCGCGCGGCGTCGCGACAGCCCATTCAGCCCCGCCCCTGGCAGATCACATCCTATCCGAGGATGTGCTCGTGTGGCCAGAGATGAACGGGTCTGCTCGGGGACGATCCCTGACTCCCCTGCTCAACAGCGCCAGCGGGCTGCCCGAGCGGTGTCCCAGCCTGTACGAGCTGGTCGCGCTCGCGGACGCGATACGGGTCGGCAGGGTGCGGGAGCGCCGGCTTGCCATGGATGCCCTGGAAGCACGGCTGGGTCCGGAGCCGCGCGCGACGTGAGCGTCACCAGCCGCCGGCATCCCGCGCTGGCGCAACTCGCCGCGGTTGCGGCGGCGCTGGGCCCGCTGCGGGATCACGTTGTCTTCATCGGTGGCGCCATCGCCCCGGCGCTCCAGACCGACCCTCCCTTTCCGCGCGCGCGGCCGACTTCCGATGTGGACGCGGTCGCGATCTCGCCGACGTACTCGGACAGCCACCGACTCTCGGAGGAGTTACGAGCCCAGGGCTTTCGCCGCGCCGTGGGCGATACTCGGAACGCACATCGCTGGTACTCGCCCGACAACATCGCCTTCGACTTGGTGCCCGCTGGCCACCAGCTCGGTGCGAGCGGCAGCGGGTGGGACAGCATGGCGAGCGCCACCGCGGTCGAAGTCGAGCTCGAGCCCGGCCTGATCATCCGGCACGCATCGGCCCCCGCTTTTCTTGCTCTCAAATGGGCCGCGCATGATGACCGGGGCCGCGCCGATCCGCTCGCGAGCCACGATCTCGAAGACATCCTGGCACTGCTCGCCTCGCGCCCGATCATCCGAACGGAAATCGGCGAGGCGCCGCTCGCGATTCGAACCTACCTCGCCGATCGGGCGCGGGCTTTCCTGGACGACTCCTACATGGAAGACCTGCTCGCCGCGCACCTCAACAACGCTCAAGATCCCTCCCGGGCCATTGCCGCCGTGCGCGAGCTGATCGAGTGGATGGCGTCCAACCCGCGGGGATCCGCCCTGTGACGCGAATGCAGCCGATTGGGGAGATCCCGATGGCCGAGATCGCGGCGGCGCGCACCCTCCGCATGGCGAGAGACTACGGGTGCGCCGGCGTCGTCGTGGACGCCGGTGCGCGACGACGCGAAGGCACGTGAACTGCCCGTGACGCCCGGACACTCCGGGGAAGACCCGACGCTGCGCAAGCCCAGGAACGAGCCGTCGAGCCTGGGGAGGCGAGGCCACCGGTGGCCGCCGTCCAAGCGGCGACTGGAGGAGCTCGTCGAGGAGGCTCTCGTGGATGCCTACGGCGAAGCCGAACAGCGCACGGGGCTCTTCACGATGATCGAGGAGCATCTCGCACTCCCGTTCGAGACCGAGGTGCTGGGCGTGACCGTCACGGTGGAGCGGATCGATCTCACGGACGAGC
This region includes:
- a CDS encoding calcium-binding protein, translating into MTPGHSGEDPTLRKPRNEPSSLGRRGHRWPPSKRRLEELVEEALVDAYGEAEQRTGLFTMIEEHLALPFETEVLGVTVTVERIDLTDELVAICRRGKQRQPIAILDLPLPSPPPAGAEWIAAYRYWARGM